Proteins from a single region of Belliella baltica DSM 15883:
- a CDS encoding DUF1569 domain-containing protein has translation MGKSIYSKGAIEEISTRMNGLQADQISLWGSMNPTEMLVHCNLANAAILASSKATQSPSMKQRFYKFIFFHVKKDFPKGARGAKRFDVKGKVDEKTFEEEKSKFLHLLNKFRDLDRKLEAQHPIFGALSHNYWGKFVWKHLDHHLKQFGL, from the coding sequence ATGGGGAAATCAATTTATTCAAAAGGAGCAATTGAAGAAATTTCAACTCGAATGAATGGACTGCAAGCAGACCAAATATCACTTTGGGGCTCGATGAACCCTACTGAGATGCTTGTTCATTGTAACCTAGCCAATGCAGCGATTTTAGCTTCGTCAAAAGCAACCCAAAGTCCCAGCATGAAGCAGCGATTCTATAAATTTATTTTTTTCCATGTCAAAAAAGATTTCCCAAAAGGTGCTAGAGGTGCCAAAAGATTCGATGTGAAGGGAAAAGTAGATGAAAAAACTTTTGAAGAAGAAAAATCAAAATTCCTTCATCTTTTGAATAAATTCAGAGATTTGGATCGTAAACTGGAAGCTCAACACCCAATATTTGGAGCACTAAGTCACAATTATTGGGGCAAATTCGTCTGGAAGCATTTAGATCATCATTTGAAACAGTTTGGGTTGTAG
- a CDS encoding DUF4382 domain-containing protein: MKTYLKNLNVLFLAALSMFAFSCNPDDENGIAEGNARVNVFLVDAPADYDAVWVEVLGVEILPKGENEDNGSAWINVGNDASEDNMINLLELVGGNSANLGEVEVPAGEISQIRLILGENNYLMHGEQRIDLKTPSAQQSGLKIKIDKPLMAGISYDLVLDFDAGKSIVKAGNSGQYILKPVLRAIAEESATIEGVITPLEATPVRVIAIINDDSVSTFTSENGSFMIRGLVEGDYTLSILPNELYLADTLENITTVLGQVTTVSPVELELVPEDDGEGGE; encoded by the coding sequence ATGAAAACTTATCTCAAAAATTTGAATGTGTTGTTCCTTGCAGCACTATCAATGTTTGCATTTTCTTGTAATCCAGATGATGAAAATGGAATTGCAGAAGGAAATGCCAGAGTAAATGTATTCTTGGTCGATGCTCCAGCTGATTATGATGCTGTTTGGGTGGAAGTACTTGGAGTTGAGATTTTACCTAAAGGCGAAAATGAAGATAATGGTTCTGCTTGGATCAACGTTGGCAATGATGCATCTGAAGATAATATGATCAATCTACTTGAGTTGGTTGGAGGAAATTCAGCGAATTTAGGTGAAGTAGAAGTTCCCGCAGGAGAAATCTCTCAAATTAGATTGATTTTAGGTGAAAACAATTACTTAATGCATGGGGAGCAAAGAATTGATTTGAAAACACCAAGTGCACAACAAAGTGGCTTGAAAATTAAAATTGATAAGCCTCTGATGGCTGGAATTTCCTATGATTTGGTCCTTGACTTTGATGCTGGAAAATCAATTGTGAAAGCTGGCAACTCTGGCCAATATATTTTAAAACCAGTGTTAAGAGCAATTGCTGAAGAGTCTGCAACAATCGAAGGTGTAATCACTCCTTTAGAAGCAACTCCAGTAAGAGTAATTGCAATTATCAATGATGATTCAGTAAGTACTTTTACTAGTGAAAATGGATCATTTATGATTCGCGGATTGGTTGAAGGTGACTATACCTTATCAATTTTACCAAATGAATTATACCTCGCTGATACTTTAGAAAATATCACTACAGTATTAGGACAGGTTACAACTGTTTCACCTGTAGAGTTAGAACTTGTACCAGAAGATGATGGCGAAGGTGGAGAATAA
- a CDS encoding GAF domain-containing protein, with protein MAESLFIPETASKEGKYEAILPQIEALISGEKDLIANLANISAVLKESFGFFWVGFYLVKDNQLVLGPFQGPIACTRINHGKGVCGTAWKENKTQLVPDVDAFPGHIACSSASKSEIVLPFSLNGEVAGVLDIDSDKLADFNETDQVYLEKLMSTLEKTI; from the coding sequence ATGGCAGAATCACTATTTATACCGGAAACAGCTTCAAAAGAAGGAAAATATGAGGCAATACTTCCTCAAATTGAGGCATTGATTAGCGGAGAAAAAGATTTGATCGCAAATCTGGCAAATATCTCAGCCGTACTAAAGGAGTCTTTTGGCTTTTTTTGGGTTGGTTTCTATCTCGTCAAAGACAATCAATTGGTCTTGGGACCATTTCAAGGGCCTATCGCCTGTACCCGGATCAATCACGGAAAAGGTGTTTGTGGTACTGCTTGGAAAGAAAATAAGACACAGCTTGTACCAGATGTAGATGCATTCCCAGGACATATTGCTTGTAGTTCTGCTTCCAAATCAGAAATTGTCCTTCCCTTTTCTTTAAATGGCGAAGTTGCTGGCGTTTTGGATATTGATTCGGATAAACTTGCTGACTTCAATGAAACTGATCAAGTTTACTTAGAGAAGTTGATGTCAACCCTTGAAAAAACAATATAA
- a CDS encoding DUF4382 domain-containing protein: MKKIHILAFLLFSLFSCAGTEERSDALLNIFIVDAPADIDELWVEVLGVDVQISNPSNEDAPATIFLPYEAGIQFVDITQLIAGQEVLVGRSAVDVGVLTKITLRLGNENYLRKDGLRINLELPEANKSGLEIDTNFELRPGISHDIYIDFDLLRSLKAPEEPLESYEFNPKLSAFSKINTGEISGSIRPVPQDAFLYAIQQNDTVTTGVNLRGNGQGQFLFRGLEGIYTIYIIPKNDDYLADTIPTVIVQPQITTPLGNITLRPKEE; encoded by the coding sequence GTGAAAAAAATACATATTCTTGCTTTCTTGCTTTTCAGTCTTTTTTCTTGTGCAGGCACAGAAGAACGATCCGATGCCTTGCTGAATATTTTTATCGTGGATGCTCCTGCAGATATAGATGAACTTTGGGTGGAAGTATTAGGTGTAGATGTTCAGATTTCAAATCCCTCTAATGAAGATGCTCCTGCAACTATTTTCTTACCCTATGAAGCAGGCATTCAATTTGTAGACATCACTCAACTGATCGCTGGACAAGAGGTGTTGGTTGGAAGAAGCGCAGTAGATGTAGGAGTATTAACTAAAATAACCCTTAGATTAGGTAATGAAAATTATTTGAGAAAAGATGGATTACGGATTAATTTAGAATTGCCAGAAGCCAACAAGTCTGGTTTAGAAATCGATACAAATTTCGAACTAAGACCAGGTATTTCGCATGATATCTATATAGATTTTGATCTTCTTCGCTCATTGAAAGCTCCAGAAGAACCTTTGGAAAGCTATGAATTTAATCCAAAGCTAAGTGCATTTTCTAAAATAAACACAGGTGAGATTTCTGGTAGTATACGGCCTGTTCCACAGGATGCCTTTTTATATGCGATTCAGCAAAATGATACGGTGACAACAGGAGTAAACCTAAGAGGAAATGGTCAAGGTCAATTTCTTTTTAGAGGTTTGGAAGGGATTTATACGATTTATATCATTCCAAAAAATGATGATTATTTGGCTGACACAATTCCTACAGTGATTGTTCAACCTCAAATTACCACACCTTTAGGAAATATTACCCTTAGACCAAAAGAAGAATAA
- a CDS encoding AAA family ATPase, which translates to MHKYPTWARELKNAYDFYKELKVVFTGSSVIDMLNLDVDLSRRAVLYYLTGLSFREYLNFTKDTQIPIFPLNEILSNHIDIANSILEKVNPLPEFEDYLKFGYYPFFIEGKKTYHLRIEQIIRLIIETELQFIEGMDIHKTKRIHQLLGLIAQSVPFKPNVAKLSEKIGIHRNTLTTYLHYLEKAKIINSLFAEGKSTSVLQKPDKIFLENTNISYALAGANLDAGNLRETFFYSQLEEKHEISLPKKGDFYIDDKFTIEVGGRNKNDFQIKTEANSFLAIADLPIGSFNRIPLWLFGFVR; encoded by the coding sequence GTGCACAAATATCCCACTTGGGCAAGGGAGTTAAAGAATGCCTATGATTTTTATAAAGAGTTGAAAGTGGTATTTACCGGATCATCGGTGATTGATATGCTGAATTTGGATGTGGATTTAAGTAGGAGAGCAGTTTTATATTACCTTACAGGATTGTCATTCAGGGAATATTTAAATTTCACAAAGGACACTCAAATACCTATTTTTCCATTAAATGAAATATTATCAAATCACATAGATATAGCAAATTCCATTTTAGAGAAAGTCAACCCTTTACCTGAATTTGAAGACTATCTTAAATTTGGGTACTATCCGTTTTTTATAGAAGGAAAAAAAACATATCATTTAAGGATTGAACAAATCATTCGTTTGATTATAGAGACAGAGCTTCAGTTTATTGAGGGCATGGATATTCACAAGACCAAAAGAATACATCAGTTGTTAGGTTTGATTGCTCAAAGTGTCCCTTTCAAACCTAATGTTGCGAAGTTGAGCGAAAAAATAGGGATTCATCGAAATACACTGACTACCTATCTGCATTATTTGGAAAAAGCTAAGATCATCAACAGTCTTTTTGCAGAAGGTAAAAGCACAAGTGTTTTGCAAAAGCCAGACAAGATATTTTTGGAAAATACAAATATCAGCTATGCTTTAGCAGGTGCAAATTTAGATGCTGGAAATCTCCGAGAGACTTTTTTTTATTCCCAATTGGAAGAAAAACATGAGATAAGTCTTCCAAAAAAAGGAGATTTTTATATTGATGATAAGTTCACTATCGAAGTGGGTGGAAGAAACAAAAATGATTTTCAAATCAAAACCGAGGCCAATTCTTTTTTGGCAATAGCCGATTTACCTATTGGATCTTTTAATAGAATTCCGCTTTGGTTGTTTGGGTTTGTAAGGTGA
- a CDS encoding DUF1569 domain-containing protein produces MKQRFYKFIFFHVKKDFPKGARGAKRFDVKGKVDEKTFEVEKSKFQHLLSKFGHLDHKLEGPHPVFGKLNHTYWGKFVWKHLDHHLKQFGL; encoded by the coding sequence TTGAAGCAGCGATTCTATAAATTTATTTTTTTCCATGTCAAAAAAGATTTCCCAAAAGGTGCTAGGGGTGCCAAAAGATTCGATGTGAAGGGGAAAGTAGATGAAAAAACTTTCGAAGTAGAAAAATCAAAATTTCAACATCTCCTTAGTAAGTTTGGGCATTTGGATCATAAACTGGAAGGGCCTCATCCAGTATTTGGAAAGCTAAATCATACTTACTGGGGCAAATTTGTCTGGAAGCATTTAGATCATCATTTGAAACAGTTTGGGTTGTAA
- the udk gene encoding uridine kinase, translating to MSKPYIVGITGGSASGKTLFLDKLLNSFEANQVCLISQDNYYKPRHQQPIDDKGVHNFDMPGSIDFEQYALDIKKIQSGETVYRQEYTFNNPNKKPKILEFVPSPVVVVEGIFVLYYPELANLLDLKVFIDAKEYIKLKRRIVRDKVERGYDLDDVLYRYESHVMPTYEKYIEPFKHDADLIVPNNRNFDKALDVIKTYLRVKI from the coding sequence ATGAGCAAGCCTTACATTGTCGGAATTACAGGTGGTAGTGCCTCCGGAAAGACCCTCTTCTTAGACAAATTACTCAACTCCTTTGAAGCAAACCAAGTTTGTCTAATCTCTCAGGATAATTATTACAAGCCTAGACATCAGCAGCCTATTGATGATAAAGGGGTTCATAATTTCGACATGCCAGGTTCTATTGATTTTGAACAATATGCTCTAGATATCAAAAAAATTCAATCTGGAGAAACCGTATATAGGCAAGAATATACTTTTAACAACCCAAACAAAAAACCGAAAATCCTAGAATTTGTACCGTCTCCAGTGGTTGTGGTAGAAGGTATTTTTGTGCTTTACTATCCAGAATTAGCAAACCTGCTGGATCTCAAAGTTTTTATTGATGCCAAAGAGTATATCAAGCTGAAAAGGAGAATTGTTAGAGATAAAGTGGAGCGGGGTTATGATTTGGATGATGTGCTTTATAGATATGAAAGTCATGTGATGCCAACTTATGAAAAATACATTGAGCCATTTAAACATGATGCTGATCTTATAGTACCAAATAACAGAAACTTTGATAAGGCACTAGATGTGATCAAAACTTACCTAAGAGTCAAGATTTAA
- a CDS encoding TIGR00730 family Rossman fold protein — protein MKKVTVYCGSNKGRNPIYVTAAQALATEMIRRDMALVYGAGNVGLMGVIADKMLEAGKDVYGIIPQKLVDIEVAHIGCTELTVVETMRDRKWLMAERGDGFVAMPGGIGTFEELFEIMTLNQLGYIRKPLALYNVNGYYDKLIDFLKFSCEEGFLHQAQLDLLIISTDPVELLDKMAAFQPKFIEKWEVK, from the coding sequence ATGAAAAAGGTAACAGTTTATTGTGGTTCAAATAAGGGAAGGAATCCGATTTATGTCACTGCTGCGCAAGCCTTGGCAACTGAGATGATTCGAAGAGATATGGCTCTAGTTTATGGAGCTGGAAATGTGGGGTTGATGGGAGTGATAGCCGATAAAATGCTAGAAGCAGGGAAGGATGTTTATGGTATTATTCCTCAAAAACTGGTTGACATTGAAGTGGCGCATATTGGCTGCACGGAATTGACAGTAGTGGAGACGATGCGCGATCGAAAGTGGTTGATGGCTGAGAGAGGTGATGGTTTTGTTGCCATGCCTGGCGGAATCGGGACTTTTGAGGAGCTATTTGAGATCATGACACTCAATCAATTGGGATATATTAGAAAGCCACTTGCACTGTATAATGTGAATGGTTACTACGACAAGTTGATTGATTTTTTGAAGTTTAGTTGCGAAGAAGGTTTTCTTCATCAGGCACAGTTGGACTTATTGATCATCTCTACTGATCCTGTGGAGTTATTAGATAAAATGGCGGCATTCCAACCTAAGTTTATTGAGAAGTGGGAGGTCAAATAG
- the ribD gene encoding bifunctional diaminohydroxyphosphoribosylaminopyrimidine deaminase/5-amino-6-(5-phosphoribosylamino)uracil reductase RibD, with protein MENHIKFMRRAIELAELGMGNTSPNPMVGCVIVHQDQVIAEGYHEYYGGPHAEPNAISKVNDQNILNEATVYVTLEPCAHFGKTPPCANLLVEKGVKEVVIGAVDTNPLVGGKGMEILRKAGIQVISGILESEVRFQNRRFFTYIEKQRPYIILKWAQTQDGFVARENYDSKWISNAYSRQLVHRWRTEEDAIMVGTNTARYDNPKLDVRDWVGKNPIRIVIDRMLQLSQELALFDQSQSTICLNLVKNEISKNLEYVKLDPDFSLENLLQALYQRKIQSVIVEGGTFLLQKLIDAELWDEARVFTGQINFEKGIPAPRIQGKLIHKSEILGDELKVWIK; from the coding sequence TTGGAAAATCACATCAAATTCATGCGAAGAGCTATCGAGCTCGCAGAATTAGGAATGGGAAATACAAGTCCCAATCCAATGGTTGGCTGTGTAATCGTCCATCAGGATCAAGTCATCGCTGAAGGCTATCACGAATATTATGGTGGACCCCATGCTGAGCCTAATGCGATTTCGAAAGTAAATGACCAAAATATACTAAATGAAGCCACAGTTTATGTGACTTTGGAACCTTGTGCGCATTTTGGAAAAACTCCTCCTTGCGCCAATTTACTGGTCGAAAAAGGAGTTAAAGAAGTTGTCATTGGTGCAGTGGATACGAATCCATTGGTTGGAGGTAAAGGAATGGAGATTTTAAGAAAAGCAGGTATCCAGGTGATTTCAGGAATTTTAGAATCAGAAGTGAGGTTTCAAAACAGAAGATTTTTTACCTATATAGAAAAGCAAAGACCTTACATCATTCTGAAATGGGCACAAACTCAAGATGGTTTTGTTGCAAGAGAAAATTATGATTCCAAATGGATCAGCAATGCTTACAGCCGACAACTGGTACACCGCTGGAGAACTGAGGAAGATGCTATCATGGTAGGAACAAATACCGCAAGATATGATAATCCAAAACTAGATGTGAGAGATTGGGTTGGAAAGAATCCGATAAGAATTGTGATCGACCGCATGTTGCAACTCAGTCAGGAACTTGCACTTTTCGATCAAAGTCAGAGTACCATTTGTTTGAATTTAGTCAAAAACGAAATTTCCAAAAACTTAGAATATGTCAAATTAGATCCTGACTTTTCTTTGGAAAATTTATTGCAAGCCCTCTATCAACGTAAAATTCAAAGTGTAATCGTAGAAGGCGGGACATTTTTACTTCAAAAATTAATAGATGCTGAACTTTGGGACGAAGCTCGAGTGTTTACTGGGCAAATCAATTTTGAAAAGGGCATTCCTGCTCCAAGAATCCAAGGGAAACTGATTCATAAATCAGAGATTTTGGGGGACGAATTGAAAGTATGGATCAAATAA
- a CDS encoding non-canonical purine NTP diphosphatase: MKICFATNNKKKIEEVKAALGNDFTIVSLEEIGCHEELPETGNTLDHNAFQKARYVKDHYGVDCFADDTGLEVDALNGEPGVYSGRYAGEPRSDERNIDLLLKNLNGETNRKARFRTVIALILDGEEHAFEGTAEGEILEIRTGKGGFGYDPIFKPEGYEKSFAELSIEEKNEISHRGKAVKSLVQFLK; encoded by the coding sequence ATGAAAATCTGTTTTGCTACAAATAACAAAAAGAAAATCGAAGAGGTAAAAGCTGCTCTAGGGAATGATTTTACGATAGTGTCATTGGAAGAAATAGGATGTCATGAAGAATTGCCCGAGACAGGAAATACGCTAGACCACAATGCATTTCAAAAAGCTAGATATGTCAAGGATCATTATGGTGTAGACTGTTTTGCAGACGACACAGGATTGGAAGTGGATGCTTTGAATGGGGAGCCGGGCGTATATTCAGGAAGATACGCTGGAGAGCCAAGAAGTGATGAAAGAAACATTGATCTTCTTTTAAAAAATCTCAATGGAGAAACAAATCGAAAAGCAAGATTCAGAACTGTCATTGCATTAATCCTAGATGGAGAAGAGCATGCTTTCGAAGGTACTGCAGAAGGTGAAATTTTAGAAATCCGAACAGGCAAGGGTGGATTTGGCTATGATCCGATCTTTAAACCTGAAGGATATGAGAAATCATTTGCAGAATTGAGTATAGAAGAAAAGAACGAAATCAGTCATAGGGGAAAAGCTGTGAAGTCACTTGTGCAGTTTTTGAAATAA
- the dgt gene encoding dGTP triphosphohydrolase yields MMKWEKLLTAGRFDPKNIRQQPENHFRSEPERDYDRIIFSAPFRNLQDKTQVFPLPDHDFVHTRLTHSLEVSSVGRTLGKTAGEFLINKYPHLKDSNISAADIGAIVAAAALTHDIGNPPFGHAGESAISDFFKFHPYGQVWQRYTTPEQWADLCNFEGNAQGFRMLVSKNNGLKLSYATLAAFTKYPRPAHIFEKERKRRSQKKFGFYSDQAEDYRHLGEILGIEKAENGCYLRHPLAFLVEAADDICYSIIDLEDGCTLGLVTLDKTIELLASILKEKFDAEKLETYQTQTQKLAILRAMAINQLIQETVLAFEENEGAMLKGEFDQALTEIIPSAQALEIISDLSVKKIYRSKPVLEKEAAGFQVLEGLLEVFSKALNHKFYQTDLYSGQDKSILRLLPEDFPLEGWESNVNPYPMLRVLMDFISGMTDKYALNLYRRVKGIALPGA; encoded by the coding sequence ATGATGAAATGGGAAAAGTTATTAACTGCGGGTAGATTTGATCCAAAAAATATCAGGCAGCAACCTGAAAATCATTTTAGAAGCGAACCCGAAAGAGATTATGATAGAATCATTTTTTCAGCTCCTTTCAGGAATCTTCAAGATAAAACGCAAGTTTTTCCGCTTCCGGATCATGATTTTGTTCACACCAGGTTAACTCACAGTCTCGAAGTGTCTTCAGTCGGAAGGACATTGGGAAAAACAGCTGGAGAATTTCTAATTAATAAATACCCACATTTAAAAGATTCAAATATCAGTGCTGCAGATATAGGAGCGATAGTAGCTGCTGCGGCGTTGACTCATGATATTGGCAATCCTCCTTTTGGACATGCGGGAGAATCAGCGATTTCAGATTTTTTCAAATTTCACCCTTATGGCCAAGTTTGGCAGCGCTATACTACTCCAGAGCAATGGGCAGACCTTTGCAATTTTGAAGGTAATGCTCAAGGTTTTCGCATGTTGGTTTCAAAAAACAATGGTTTGAAGTTGTCTTATGCAACTTTAGCTGCTTTTACAAAATACCCTAGGCCAGCTCACATTTTTGAAAAAGAACGCAAACGAAGAAGTCAGAAAAAATTTGGGTTTTATTCAGATCAAGCGGAAGATTATAGACATTTAGGAGAAATACTAGGTATAGAAAAAGCTGAGAATGGATGCTATTTAAGGCATCCACTGGCGTTTTTGGTGGAGGCTGCGGATGATATTTGCTATAGTATTATAGATTTGGAAGATGGCTGTACATTAGGTCTAGTTACTCTAGATAAAACAATCGAGTTGCTAGCTTCTATTTTGAAGGAAAAATTTGATGCCGAGAAGTTAGAAACTTATCAAACTCAAACCCAAAAACTGGCAATTCTGAGAGCCATGGCAATCAATCAACTGATCCAAGAAACTGTACTAGCTTTTGAAGAAAATGAAGGGGCGATGCTTAAAGGAGAATTTGACCAGGCCTTAACAGAGATCATTCCTTCAGCCCAAGCCTTGGAGATCATATCCGATTTGTCTGTAAAAAAAATATACAGATCCAAACCTGTTCTTGAAAAAGAGGCGGCAGGTTTCCAAGTTTTGGAAGGACTTCTTGAGGTTTTTTCCAAAGCCTTGAATCATAAATTCTATCAAACAGATTTGTATTCTGGGCAAGATAAAAGTATTCTAAGATTGCTTCCCGAAGATTTTCCTTTGGAAGGGTGGGAGTCAAATGTCAACCCGTATCCCATGCTCCGTGTTTTGATGGACTTCATCTCTGGAATGACCGATAAATATGCACTTAATTTATACCGAAGAGTAAAAGGGATAGCATTACCTGGAGCATGA